In Sylvia atricapilla isolate bSylAtr1 chromosome 25, bSylAtr1.pri, whole genome shotgun sequence, a genomic segment contains:
- the LOC136371460 gene encoding polymeric immunoglobulin receptor-like: MVLLLLLAALLQERAGCSLHGSRFLAGPLGGSITHQCFYSPTAANRHQRKYWCKIAPNGLCYTIVSSSSSPCREYRGRVTLGDVPNNGTFWVTMTGLRSSDTGTYRCGIGDSNQGLYVSLNLTVLAGATVSRPTQLIRGELHGSVTVLCPSGDTQSGHQRFWCKVGRSICTLVATSDGFVGRRFQGRVVLTPQDASGAFKVLMNDLKKEDSGLYLCGTRGQDRPQEVVLQVATASTLPRRPKFLSGTLGGSVSFQCHHDPEGTYEEKYLCRWTGGSCQLLLDHDGFVLEPYRGRLQISSSDPEHGSYTVLLRQLREEDEGWYWCGASSGHSQLTAPLKLLIHKAQGSEEKLKVILQFEQLQSVNRQIHGTPLAKVEGEGLK; this comes from the exons ATggtccttctcctccttttggCCGCTCTGCTGCAAG AGCGCGCGGGCTGCAGCCTGCACGGCTCCAGGTTCCTGGCAGGACCCCTCGGAGGCTCCATCACCCACCAGTGCTTCTACTCGCCCACCGCGGCCAACAGGCACCAGCGGAAATATTGGTGTAAAATAGCCCCCAACGGGCTCTGCTACACCATCGtgtcctccagcagctccccgtGCCGGGAGTACAGGGGCAGGGTGACCCTGGGGGACGTCCCCAACAACGGCACCTTCTGGGTGACGATGACGGGGCTGAGGAGCAGCGACACGGGCACTTACAGGTGTGGCATTGGTGACTCCAACCAAGGGCTCTACGTCAGCCTCAACCTCACGGTTCTGGCAG GTGCCACGGTGTCAAGGCCAACGCAGCTGATCCGAGGGGAGCTCCACGGCTCTGTCACTGTCCTGTGCCCCTCTGGGGACACCCAGAGTGGCCACCAGAGGTTCTGGTGCAAAGTGGGCCGAAGTATCTGCACTCTGGTGGCCACCTCTGACGGCTTCGTGGGCAGGAGGTTCCAGGGACGGGTGGTTCTCACCCCTCAGGACGCCTCTGGAGCCTTCAAAGTGCTGATGAACGACTTGAAGAAGGAGGATTCGGGGCTGTACCTGTGCGGGACACGAGGGCAGGACAGGCCCCAGGAGGTGGTTCTGCAGGTGGCCACAG cctccaCCCTTCCCAGGAGACCCAAATTCCTCAGCGGCACCCTCGGGGGCTCCGTGTCCTTCCAGTGCCACCACGACCCCGAGGGGACCTACGAGGAGAAATACCTGTGCAGGTGGACAGgagggagctgccagctgctgctggaccaCGACGGGTTTGTGCTGGAGCCCTACCGAGGGCGGCTGCAAATATCCAGCAGCGACCCCGAGCACGGGAGCTACACggtgctgctgaggcagctgagggaggaggatgaaggCTGGTACTGGTGTGGGGCCAGCAGCGGCCACTCGCAGCTCACGGCCCCCCTCAAGCTGCTCATCCACAAGG cacagggctctgaaGAGAAGCTGAAGGTTATCCTGCAGTTTGAGCAACTGCAGAGTGTAAATAGACAGATCCATGGAACTCCTCTGGCAAAGGTGGAAGGAGAGGGGTTAAAGTAG
- the LOC136371433 gene encoding polymeric immunoglobulin receptor-like, with the protein MMLLAFIFLLALLPAGSASGRHLPKAAISSPVFGPREVQGVLGGSAIVKCFYPPTAVNRHDRKYWCKMQGTRCVTVVSSNYVAPGYEGRVSLIDHPEAENFQVNISALGLGDAGTFQCGVGVNGRGLSHTVTVTLVEDPSEAAELFYVKLHSTWTVSCSFGEGTESLRKYLCKKETGGCRNIVDSHQDIDPDFQGRILLTFEKPSGTFSVTVTQMDWEDTGLYYCGAGEYGKDSNLKGLDVFVYEDKNFPQLQTKVIGKTGGSATFECLFDPLMKSSTRFWRKLRQEGGYETIIDNIGFVNYKYEGRVAMFENPGNKTVTVILNQLQAKDEGFYWCMSNELKEQQSSTELKVVEGKPALSGKKTVEALPGSRVDLSCSYPCQYYSYEKYWCKWNSSGCFMLPGQQQGVAGPSASCNTSTRTMLLSFDPLTEDDEGWYWCGVKRNGAFGETRGVQLLLSSGDDAKHTPELLEVDSSRDSGAVPPGGAYSDAEVRKGAAPESSDESRGSNTLALVLGPLAGLILIVVTAFAIVKYRQLKRSDLVSVGSYRTNISMSDFESVRDFSASNGAKEIQETPVGGDEFVTTTDTQESAADTTKAKRSSKEDAELAYSSFLVTSDTIAQGSSRGDSAVPKVSPPQD; encoded by the exons atgatGCTACTGGCCTTCATCTTCCTGCTcgccctgctcccagctgggtcTGCGAGCGGCAGACACCTCCCCAAGGCAGCCA TCTCCAGCCCCGTGTTTGGCCCTCGGGAGGTCCAGGGTGTGCTGGGCGGCTCAGCCATCGTGAAATGCTTCTACCCTCCCACCGCCGTGAACAGACACGACAGGAAATACTGGTGCAAGATGCAGGGCACCAGGTGTGTCACCGTGGTGTCCTCGAACTACGTGGCTCCTGGCTACGAGGGCAGAGTCTCCCTCATCGACCACCCCGAGGCTGAAAACTTCCAGGTCAACATCTCGgcgctggggctgggggacGCCGGCACCTTCCAGTGTGGCGTGGGGGTCAATGGCAGAGGGCTGTCCCACACGGTCACTGTCACTCTTGTTGAAG ACCCAAGTGAGGCAGCTGAGCTCTTCTACGTGAAGCTCCACAGCACCTGGACAGTGTCCTGCAGCTTCGGGGAGGGCACTGAGTCCCTCAGGAAGTACCTGTGCAAGAAGGAGACGGGAGGCTGCCGCAACATCGTGGACAGCCATCAGGACATCGATCCGGATTTCCAAGGGAGAATTCTGCTGACTTTTGAGAAGCCTTCAGGCACCTTCAGTGTCACCGTGACTCAGATGGACTGGGAGGACACAGGCCTGTACTACTGTGGGGCCGGTGAATATGGGAAGGACAGCAATTTGAAGGGGCTGGACGTGTTTGTCTACGAGG ACAAAAACTTCCCTCAGTTACAGACCAAGGTCATTGGAAAGACTGGAGGTTCAGCAACCTTCGAGTGCCTCTTTGATCCTCTAATGAAATCCTCCACGAGGTTCTGGCGCAAGCTGAGGCAAGAGGGAGGGTATGAGACCATCATAGACAACATCGGGTTCGTCAACTACAAGTACGAAGGAAGAGTGGCCATGTTTGAGAACCCTGGAAACAAAACTGTCACCGTCATCCTGAACCAGCTGCAGGCCAAGGACGAGGGCTTCTACTGGTGCATGTCAAATGAGCTGAAGGAGCAGCAATCCTCAACAGAACTGAAGGTGGTAGAAG GGAAACCCGCCTTATCgggaaagaaaacagtggaGGCACTGCCGGGCTCCCGAGTGGATTTATCCTGCTCCTACCCCTGCCAGTACTACTCCTACGAGAAATACTGGTGCAAGTGGAACTCCTCGGGCTGCTTCATGCTgccggggcagcagcagggtgtgGCGggcccctctgccagctgtaACACCTCCACCAGGACCATGCTGCTCAGCTTCGACCCGCTCACCGAGGATGATGAAGGCTGGTACTGGTGCGGGGTGAAGCGCAACGGCGCCTTCGGGGAAACCAGGGGcgtgcagctgctgctgagctcag GGGATGATGCCAAGCACACCCCGGAGCTCCTGGAGGTTGATTCCAGCCGTGATTCTGGAGCTGTTCCCCCAGGAGGAGCCTACAGCGACGCTGAGGTGCGGAAAGGAGCCGCCCCAGAAAG CTCTGATGAAAGCCGTGGCTCCAACACTCTGGCCTTGGTGCTGGGGCCTCTTGCTGGCCTGATCCTCATCGTGGTGACAGCTTTTGCCATTGTCAAATACAGGCAGCTGAAGAGATCTG aCCTGGTGTCCGTGGGGAGCTACAGGACCAACATCAGCATGTCAGACTTCGAGAGCGTGAGGGACTTCAGTGCCAGCAACGGCGCCAAGGAGATCCAGGAGACCCCCGTGGGAGGGGATG agtTTGTCACCACCACGGACACTCAGGAAAGCGCTGCTGACACAACGAAGGCAAAAAGG AGCTCCAAGGAGGACGCTGAGCTCGCCTACTCCTCCTTCCTCGTCACCTCGGACACCATcgcccagggcagctccagaggggacagcgctgtccccaaagtgtccccaCCGCAGGACTGA
- the LOC136371574 gene encoding LOW QUALITY PROTEIN: interleukin-20-like (The sequence of the model RefSeq protein was modified relative to this genomic sequence to represent the inferred CDS: inserted 1 base in 1 codon), translating into MRNILFLRQXSQAAEMRGSPLFLCLFSTSCWVNLMPAAGDKILHFGACRVSMSLAEIRAAFTAIKANIQSRDPIRTLSILSHPHSLHRVKSADRCCVTHQLFTFYVDKVFKHCRTEDSFVNRKISSIANSFLSARRKLGQCREQNNCQCGEESREKFKQILANYEGLNVTSAAMKSLGELDILLDWMEKSR; encoded by the exons ATGAGGAATATTCTCTTCCTCAGGC GTTCCCAGGCAGCCGAGATGAGAGGATCCCCCTTGttcctctgcctcttctccaCGTCCTGCTGGGTGAATTTGATGCCCGCAGCCGGGGACAAAATCCTCCACTTTGGAGCCTGCAGGGTTTCCATGAGCCTGGCAGAGATCAGGGCTGCCTTCACAGCAATTAAAGCCAACATC CAATCCAGAGACCCCATCCGGACCCTGAGCATCCTGTCCCACCCTCACTCCCTCCACAGGGTTAAG tCTGCAGACAGGTGCTGCGTCACCCACCAGCTCTTCACCTTCTACGTGGACAAAGTTTTCAAGCACTGCAGGACCGAGGACTCGTTTGTGAACAGGAAAATCAGCAGCATTGCCAACTCCTTCCTCAGCGCCAGGAGGAAGCTGGGGCAGTGT CGTGAGCAGAATAATTGTCAGTGTGGGGAGGAGTCCAGGGAGAAATTCAAGCAAATACTTGCCAACTACGAAGGG CTCAACGTCACGTCTGCAGCCATGAAATCCCTGGGGGAGCTGGACATCCTCCTGGACTGGATGGAGAAATCTCGTTAG